In Nitrospira sp., one genomic interval encodes:
- a CDS encoding site-specific integrase produces MAPRVWEMVAFAIETGLRRSEQFNLRWSQIDMENRVLNLPMPKGSKSRYVPLTDGVCALLSRWDSFTRSPFVFPGKDPLKPLDARSFVHRHFDPALRQAGIVGASWHSLRHTAATRRVLSGASLYGVQQLLGHRDIKTTARYSHLTPGFMQETVAKGSLFASHLESQVEARTGSKTGSGLSNLGGAATQPIDFMVRPAGIEPATLSLEG; encoded by the coding sequence ATGGCGCCGCGAGTGTGGGAAATGGTCGCCTTTGCGATTGAAACGGGGTTGCGACGATCGGAACAGTTTAATCTACGATGGTCGCAGATCGACATGGAAAATCGGGTGCTCAACTTACCGATGCCCAAAGGTTCGAAAAGCCGTTATGTGCCATTGACCGACGGGGTATGTGCGCTACTCTCCAGATGGGATTCATTCACGAGGTCCCCTTTCGTATTTCCCGGCAAAGATCCTCTCAAACCCCTGGACGCACGCTCATTTGTCCACCGGCACTTTGACCCGGCACTACGGCAAGCCGGAATCGTCGGCGCAAGCTGGCATTCCCTGAGGCATACGGCAGCCACCCGCCGAGTCTTATCCGGCGCGAGTCTTTACGGCGTGCAGCAACTGTTAGGACACCGCGATATCAAAACGACGGCGAGGTACAGCCATCTGACACCCGGCTTCATGCAGGAGACAGTGGCCAAGGGCAGCTTGTTTGCTTCGCATCTGGAAAGTCAGGTTGAAGCGCGAACCGGGAGTAAAACCGGGAGTGGTCTAAGTAACCTTGGAGGGGCTGCTACACAACCTATTGATTTTATGGTGCGCCCGGCTGGAATCGAACCAGCGACCCTCAGCTTAGAAGGCTGA
- a CDS encoding helix-turn-helix domain-containing protein, which yields MVPSTKLITIREAANRLGLKESTIRKYILKRQIAYVKPSVRAVRIPIEELERILAAGLRPVIPQPEGAR from the coding sequence ATGGTCCCCAGTACAAAATTGATCACCATTCGAGAAGCCGCGAACCGGTTAGGGCTCAAGGAAAGCACAATCAGGAAGTACATCCTGAAGCGGCAGATTGCCTATGTGAAGCCGTCGGTGCGAGCGGTGCGGATTCCCATTGAGGAATTGGAACGGATTCTGGCTGCCGGCCTCAGGCCGGTAATTCCCCAGCCGGAAGGTGCCCGATGA
- a CDS encoding chemotaxis protein CheB, with translation MSSRKERSTTDRLRRKHPTSRLRSVEKSGPGPGPGPGPGPGPGPTHLILIGASAGGHSAVKDVIRELSDDLPATIIIIRHIPTVPPSTYKTVPIEDWLRDVTHARIRLIRKGEHIDSGVIYLTPPGMSVTINRQRFQLAPYPETPSRSVVIDDLFTSAAREYGNRVIGVILTGMLYDGTVGLRAIHEAGGLTVVQNPSDAAYPSMPSSAMKDLPVTFCLNLAEIGLALDLLVRRTGGLETGLVVTVRMLKQRVALLGRLIQQSKRNQQTLQYLSEEMQLLEQELADIQTLLHQLTDH, from the coding sequence ATGTCCTCAAGAAAAGAAAGAAGCACAACAGACCGGCTCAGACGCAAGCACCCAACCAGCCGACTGCGGTCTGTAGAGAAGTCGGGTCCGGGTCCGGGTCCGGGTCCGGGTCCGGGTCCGGGTCCGGGTCCGACTCATCTCATCCTCATCGGCGCTTCCGCTGGAGGCCACTCCGCTGTAAAAGACGTCATTCGCGAACTATCGGACGATCTACCGGCCACGATTATCATTATTCGGCACATACCGACGGTGCCACCGTCAACCTACAAGACCGTGCCTATCGAAGACTGGTTGCGCGACGTGACGCACGCGCGAATCCGCCTCATAAGGAAAGGGGAGCATATCGACAGTGGCGTAATTTATCTCACGCCACCGGGAATGTCTGTGACCATTAATCGCCAGAGATTCCAGCTCGCGCCCTATCCGGAAACACCATCTCGATCCGTGGTAATTGACGACCTCTTCACGTCTGCCGCGCGAGAATATGGAAACCGCGTCATCGGCGTGATTTTAACCGGAATGCTCTATGACGGCACTGTGGGGCTGCGAGCCATCCATGAGGCTGGGGGTTTGACGGTCGTCCAGAATCCGTCCGACGCGGCATATCCCAGCATGCCCAGCAGTGCCATGAAGGACCTCCCCGTCACTTTTTGCCTGAATCTTGCCGAAATTGGTCTCGCATTAGACCTCCTAGTGCGCCGAACTGGCGGACTCGAAACAGGGCTTGTCGTCACGGTGCGAATGTTGAAACAACGAGTGGCCTTGCTGGGGCGCCTCATACAGCAGTCCAAACGGAACCAACAGACGCTGCAATACCTCTCCGAGGAAATGCAGTTGCTAGAGCAGGAGCTGGCAGATATTCAGACACTCCTCCATCAACTAACAGATCATTAA
- a CDS encoding peroxiredoxin encodes MGLRLGDDAPNFTAETTEGTINFHDWLGNSWGILFSHPKDYTPVCTTELGYMARVKGEFDKRGVKILAISVDPLDSHRGWTKDINETQNCTVSYPIIADPEKKVATLYDMIHPNSLDNMTVRSVFVIGPDKKVKLMLTYPASCGRNFDELLRVVDSLQLTAKYKVATPVNWKDGQDCIITPAVNDDEAKTLFPKGFKTVKPYLRLTPQPNK; translated from the coding sequence ATGGGACTACGACTTGGCGATGATGCTCCGAACTTTACGGCAGAGACGACCGAAGGCACGATCAATTTCCATGACTGGTTGGGTAATTCGTGGGGGATCCTCTTTTCGCATCCTAAGGACTACACCCCGGTCTGCACGACCGAACTGGGATACATGGCGCGGGTCAAGGGTGAGTTCGACAAACGCGGCGTGAAGATCCTGGCCATCAGCGTGGACCCGCTCGACTCCCATCGCGGGTGGACCAAGGACATCAACGAGACGCAGAATTGCACAGTGAGTTACCCGATTATTGCCGATCCCGAGAAGAAGGTGGCCACGCTCTATGACATGATCCATCCCAATTCGCTGGACAATATGACGGTTCGCTCGGTCTTCGTGATCGGCCCGGATAAGAAGGTCAAGCTCATGCTGACCTATCCGGCATCTTGCGGCAGGAATTTCGATGAACTGCTGCGGGTGGTGGACTCGCTGCAACTGACCGCGAAGTACAAGGTGGCGACCCCGGTCAATTGGAAGGACGGGCAGGACTGCATCATCACCCCGGCGGTCAACGACGACGAAGCCAAGACGCTCTTTCCCAAGGGCTTCAAGACCGTGAAGCCCTATCTGCGCCTGACCCCGCAACCCAATAAGTAA
- a CDS encoding AAA family ATPase gives MIRKIVTLKNVGRFLNYAYHGDMELRHYNLFFAENGRGKTTLCAIMRSLQTSKPEYITERETLGGTGKPEVKILLDTKEVVIFDGKKWNKSHPLIEIFDSTFIATNVFVGEYVDLEQKRNLYRVIIGSQGIALTSEVGRLDEAIRAKNIEIGVRKATLQQQAPRSLKDIDAFVNIASDPDVEAKILDKTVEQQAARRATEIKIKGLLSSLHIPTFSGNLEVALLKGIEGIGEDAEKRLASQIEVHHMHEKGEEWISEGVGYIHSDRCPFCGQGISSNDLVAAYRAFFSAAYHQLRNEIADLKTSIEVDFGTKPLSDIEKSLIQNDAAIEFWKQFVTIDLPPLDFDKDVGKPLNDWAEAALALLAKKASSPLEEVTPDAAFAPKRVAVQDALSKLALYNTAIAAANAFIQDKKVKTQTLNELTVQAALEELQIVRHRHTPEVAALCVQYQNALSDKKTLEGQKTTAKENLDKHTESIITHYEKRINDLLNGFNAGFTIANIRHNYPGGTASSTYQILINGTPVEVGDSKTPLGTPSFRNTLSAGDKNTLAFAFFLAQLEQTDKKAEKIVVFDDPFNSQDRSRRTRTKELIKKCGQECRQIFVFSHDPYFLKYLSQSLPYAEERILQLSRVGLQNTAIEEWDIEKETKGGYFQDHAALTAYLQDSSKDLRDIARKIRPVLEGYCRYRFPGQFTDKEWLGDMLEKIKAKGSDHQLFDVLEKLQSINDYSKKYHHDSNHAKADTEIIDDGELQSFVKLTLNIVGGY, from the coding sequence ATGATTAGAAAAATCGTTACTCTTAAGAATGTTGGTCGGTTTCTGAATTATGCCTATCACGGCGACATGGAATTGCGTCACTACAACCTATTTTTCGCCGAAAACGGCAGGGGGAAAACGACCCTTTGCGCCATCATGCGATCTCTCCAAACATCAAAGCCAGAATACATCACTGAGCGTGAAACCCTTGGCGGAACCGGCAAACCCGAGGTTAAGATCCTTCTCGACACCAAGGAAGTTGTCATCTTTGACGGAAAGAAATGGAATAAGTCGCATCCACTCATCGAAATCTTTGACTCTACTTTTATCGCTACCAATGTCTTCGTCGGCGAGTATGTTGACCTTGAGCAGAAACGAAATCTCTACCGCGTTATCATCGGGAGTCAAGGAATTGCCCTCACCTCGGAGGTGGGGCGGCTCGATGAGGCTATCCGTGCAAAAAATATCGAGATCGGCGTGCGAAAAGCGACTCTTCAGCAGCAGGCTCCCCGGTCTCTCAAAGATATTGATGCGTTTGTGAACATCGCTTCCGACCCTGATGTTGAGGCTAAAATCCTCGACAAAACAGTCGAGCAACAGGCTGCGAGACGCGCCACCGAAATCAAAATTAAGGGGCTTCTCTCAAGTCTTCACATTCCAACTTTTTCGGGAAATTTGGAAGTTGCTCTTTTGAAAGGTATTGAAGGTATAGGGGAGGATGCCGAGAAACGTTTGGCATCCCAGATAGAAGTTCATCATATGCACGAAAAGGGCGAGGAATGGATTTCGGAAGGCGTTGGCTACATTCACAGCGACCGATGCCCCTTCTGCGGGCAAGGGATTTCCAGTAATGATCTAGTTGCAGCCTACCGTGCATTCTTCAGTGCCGCCTACCACCAGCTCCGAAATGAAATCGCAGACCTCAAGACTAGCATCGAGGTAGACTTCGGTACAAAACCACTTTCCGATATTGAAAAATCCCTTATCCAGAATGACGCCGCCATCGAATTTTGGAAGCAGTTCGTGACCATTGATCTGCCCCCCTTGGATTTCGACAAGGATGTCGGGAAGCCACTGAACGATTGGGCCGAAGCGGCCCTTGCCCTTTTGGCAAAGAAGGCCTCATCTCCTCTCGAAGAAGTTACGCCAGACGCTGCTTTTGCGCCGAAGCGAGTAGCCGTTCAAGATGCTTTGTCCAAGCTCGCTCTGTACAACACGGCTATCGCGGCGGCGAACGCGTTTATACAGGATAAAAAGGTTAAGACTCAGACGCTCAACGAATTGACAGTCCAAGCGGCTCTCGAAGAACTCCAGATTGTTCGGCATAGACACACCCCTGAAGTTGCCGCCTTGTGCGTCCAATACCAAAATGCCCTGTCGGATAAGAAAACTCTAGAAGGTCAAAAGACGACCGCAAAAGAAAATTTAGATAAGCACACCGAATCAATTATCACTCACTATGAAAAACGCATTAATGATTTGCTGAATGGTTTCAATGCAGGATTTACCATTGCCAATATCAGGCACAACTATCCGGGTGGAACGGCCAGCTCAACTTATCAGATTCTCATTAATGGTACGCCGGTCGAGGTTGGTGATAGTAAGACCCCCCTCGGCACACCTTCTTTCCGTAACACATTGAGCGCAGGTGATAAAAACACTCTCGCCTTTGCTTTCTTTCTCGCCCAGTTAGAACAGACCGACAAAAAGGCAGAGAAAATTGTGGTTTTTGATGATCCTTTTAACAGTCAAGACCGGTCACGTAGGACGCGTACCAAGGAATTGATTAAGAAATGCGGACAAGAGTGTCGGCAGATTTTTGTGTTTTCTCATGATCCCTACTTTCTTAAATACCTTTCGCAGAGCCTGCCTTACGCAGAAGAACGAATTCTTCAACTGTCGCGCGTCGGCCTCCAAAACACTGCTATAGAAGAATGGGACATCGAGAAGGAAACTAAGGGAGGTTATTTTCAAGATCATGCGGCTCTTACTGCTTACCTCCAGGATAGCAGTAAAGATCTCCGTGACATCGCTCGCAAAATAAGGCCTGTTTTGGAAGGATACTGTCGCTACCGTTTTCCTGGGCAGTTTACTGACAAGGAGTGGTTAGGAGACATGCTAGAAAAAATCAAAGCGAAAGGCTCGGATCACCAGCTCTTCGACGTTCTTGAGAAACTTCAGTCAATCAATGACTATTCAAAGAAATATCACCATGACTCCAATCATGCGAAGGCCGACACCGAAATTATCGACGACGGTGAGCTTCAGAGTTTTGTGAAGCTCACTCTTAACATCGTGGGTGGTTACTAG
- a CDS encoding pentapeptide repeat-containing protein, which produces MDNSKQPPPGLRIPNDPMYRLLREGCIKEFNVKRAAGEPVNLTGCDLRGLDLRGLDANGLDFSDVYFRQADLRGIDFRKARLEGASINAAKISGAYFPAELHPGEIELSLLHGTRLRYRTRP; this is translated from the coding sequence ATGGACAACAGCAAGCAGCCGCCGCCCGGACTTCGCATTCCCAATGACCCGATGTACCGCCTCCTCCGCGAAGGCTGCATCAAGGAGTTCAACGTCAAACGGGCGGCAGGCGAACCGGTCAACTTGACCGGCTGCGACCTACGCGGACTCGATCTGCGCGGCCTTGACGCCAACGGGCTGGATTTCAGCGACGTCTATTTCCGGCAAGCCGATCTCCGAGGCATCGACTTCCGCAAAGCCCGCCTGGAAGGCGCAAGCATCAACGCGGCCAAGATTTCCGGCGCTTATTTCCCTGCGGAACTGCATCCCGGCGAAATCGAGTTGTCGTTGCTGCACGGCACCCGTCTGCGATACCGCACCAGGCCCTGA
- a CDS encoding B12-binding domain-containing radical SAM protein translates to MPLPRVLFLIPPLTQLNTPYPSTAYLTGFLRSRGYEATQADLGLDMVLRLFSPAGLSEAFRRIKQAGETWPGEVRQMLALEGAYLTTIEPVIAFLQGRDPMLAPHLGRPGFLPEGPRFSMDQRPGHDPFAASPSDQALHRATLYLEDLTDLLHGTVAPHLALNRYAEQIMQATSSFDGLEQALARPLSLTDELLLQGLWATVDRTKPDVVGLTVPFPGNLFGALRIAQTLKRRRPDLAVLLGGGYVNTELRRLEDPRLFDYVDYVTLDDGERPLLSILDHVTGTRPETKLHRTFVRVKGKVVFRDGGTEPDVPMQELGTPTYQGLPLYDYLSILDSLNPMHRLWSEGHWNKLTIAHGCYWKQCTFCDVGLNYIARYEQTPTEALVERIQALIHETGQRGFHFVDEAAPPAALKALALRLLEEGITISWWGNIRFEEAFTPDLARLLAASGCIALTAGLEAASDRILERMKKGITVDQTARVAEAFHRADILVHAYLMYGCPGETIADTVDSLERVRQLFAQGLLQSGFWHKFTATAHSPIGLNPAAEGLRILGPTFQGFAENDLRHADAGATCPTWLGEGLRAALLNYIEQAGLDMPVQRWFAQPVKPPRVPRNWLQQALADAPSLSLTAERRSVWIGAPAQPTRAGNKTRVILPTRSEDYAVSLSPAQAEWLLDLLQHSTPHPHRKGEDYPRLAALRETFPGNDSTGFDRFSTTRAWKTIRKAGLLLV, encoded by the coding sequence ATGCCCCTGCCGCGCGTCCTGTTTCTCATTCCACCCTTGACGCAGCTCAATACGCCCTACCCTTCTACCGCCTACCTGACCGGCTTCTTACGCTCGCGGGGCTATGAGGCGACGCAAGCCGATCTCGGCCTCGACATGGTCCTTCGCCTCTTCAGCCCTGCAGGCTTGAGCGAGGCATTCAGACGCATCAAGCAGGCGGGGGAGACTTGGCCGGGAGAGGTTCGCCAAATGTTGGCGCTGGAGGGGGCCTATCTCACAACGATCGAACCGGTGATCGCTTTTCTCCAAGGCCGCGATCCCATGTTGGCGCCGCATCTCGGCCGGCCGGGTTTTCTACCGGAAGGGCCTCGCTTCTCGATGGACCAGCGTCCGGGACATGACCCCTTTGCCGCCTCTCCCTCCGACCAGGCCCTCCATCGAGCGACGTTGTATCTTGAGGACCTGACCGATCTGCTGCACGGCACGGTGGCCCCCCACCTCGCACTGAACCGCTACGCCGAACAGATCATGCAGGCCACCTCGTCGTTCGATGGTCTCGAGCAGGCGTTGGCCCGGCCGCTCTCCTTGACGGACGAATTGCTGCTCCAAGGCCTCTGGGCCACCGTCGACCGCACCAAACCGGACGTAGTCGGATTGACCGTCCCTTTCCCCGGCAATCTCTTCGGCGCCTTGCGCATCGCGCAGACCCTCAAACGCAGACGGCCCGACCTCGCCGTCCTGCTGGGCGGGGGCTACGTCAACACGGAATTGCGGCGGCTCGAAGACCCCAGGCTCTTCGATTATGTCGACTACGTCACGCTGGACGACGGCGAGCGGCCGCTCCTCTCCATCTTGGACCATGTGACAGGCACAAGACCGGAAACGAAATTGCACCGGACCTTCGTCCGCGTGAAGGGCAAAGTTGTCTTTCGAGACGGAGGCACCGAACCGGATGTGCCGATGCAGGAACTCGGCACGCCGACCTACCAAGGCCTACCGCTGTACGACTACCTATCCATTCTGGACAGCTTGAACCCCATGCACCGCCTCTGGTCGGAGGGGCATTGGAACAAGTTGACGATCGCCCACGGTTGTTATTGGAAACAATGCACGTTTTGCGATGTCGGCCTGAATTACATCGCACGGTACGAACAGACTCCGACCGAGGCGCTGGTCGAACGCATCCAGGCCCTCATCCATGAAACCGGACAACGGGGCTTCCACTTCGTCGACGAGGCCGCGCCGCCGGCTGCGCTTAAGGCATTAGCGCTCCGCCTGCTGGAAGAGGGCATCACGATTTCCTGGTGGGGCAACATTCGTTTTGAGGAGGCCTTCACCCCGGACCTGGCCCGGCTGCTTGCGGCCTCCGGCTGTATCGCCCTGACGGCCGGCTTGGAGGCGGCGTCGGATCGAATCCTGGAGCGTATGAAGAAGGGCATTACCGTGGATCAGACAGCCCGCGTGGCGGAGGCGTTTCACCGCGCGGACATCCTGGTTCACGCCTATTTGATGTATGGTTGCCCAGGGGAAACCATTGCCGACACGGTGGATTCGTTGGAGCGGGTGCGGCAGCTCTTTGCTCAGGGATTGCTGCAGTCGGGGTTCTGGCACAAGTTCACGGCCACCGCCCACAGCCCGATCGGGCTCAACCCCGCCGCCGAGGGCCTGAGGATTCTTGGTCCGACCTTTCAAGGGTTTGCCGAAAACGACTTGCGCCATGCCGACGCAGGGGCGACCTGCCCGACGTGGCTGGGAGAAGGGTTGCGGGCGGCGCTGCTGAATTACATCGAGCAGGCTGGACTGGACATGCCGGTCCAACGTTGGTTCGCACAGCCGGTCAAACCACCCAGGGTGCCGCGCAACTGGCTGCAGCAGGCCCTGGCCGACGCGCCTTCCTTATCCCTCACGGCTGAGCGGCGTTCGGTCTGGATCGGGGCCCCGGCGCAGCCGACCCGCGCAGGCAACAAAACCAGGGTGATCTTACCAACCCGCAGCGAAGACTATGCGGTCAGCCTCTCCCCGGCACAGGCTGAATGGTTACTTGACCTGCTCCAGCACTCGACGCCACACCCCCACCGGAAGGGCGAAGACTATCCCCGTCTCGCAGCCCTGCGCGAAACCTTCCCCGGCAACGACTCCACCGGATTCGACCGATTCAGCACGACCCGCGCCTGGAAGACGATTCGTAAGGCCGGTCTACTCCTCGTTTGA
- a CDS encoding DUF748 domain-containing protein, which produces MALFARYRTILFVLGSAVLLYALVGFLLAPYAIKTYGIPALSERLRHPVLLSDIRINPFACSLTLSEFEIQEPDGTPMLGFQELYVNFEVTSLVRSAYLFDEILLTLPFGLAHVQTDGQLNLLGLVPPPEQPTPAAAQPVRDVEQKPIPPVEIRLLSIRQGVLEFRDDSKSKPATIDVVPIEVTVRNFATKRGNENAYAFSAEFGAGETLAWEGTVYLDPLESTGQLSLGNLDLTTFWPSVRDRFRFTVQHGVLSVDARYHLDLSAAPVNLQLHGGKVTLADFRLAPVGEAAPVVTVPSFTLDGIEVDLPKRQVALEAVRLEGADIRAWLGQDGVVNFKPLFTPIAEEPPREPKPVEQAAPWTVDVGQVEVAKMAIGFEDRSLPTTAELQIDDLQLSIRDVHVPFRGTMPVEAKLRLNDKGTIESSGTVGMDPLRADLTVTMAHLGIPPFQPYLVRVANIEVRDGEVESKGEVRYRSRHEAEPLLRYVGKLGVNNLHVADPLSQTELLGWTALAVNNVTLEVEPTKVKIGEIAWRDPSLQFVMTKDGSSNLSHVMKTDKPDAATAEPAAKPTPTAKQSAAPTPIEVDVVTLSKLSATFVDESIEPAVMTGIQDFSGTIKGLSSKQLARAEVALAGKVDNIAPLKVQGRINPLSGDAFTDLTFLFQAVDLTTVSPYAGKYVGYPITKGKLSLDLKYHVSKQQLVGENKVLIDQFTFGDPVESPDATNLPVRLAVALLKDRRGRIDIDLPVRGDLSEPDFRYGRVVLNALTNLITKVATSPFTALGGLVGGGGEDLQFIQFAAGAEDLAASERQKLDAVAKALAERPALRVEVVGAVDSSQDREALALKTIQTEVQRRFTQGGTKNVQSTPSPEREFELLSDLYAERLGKPPTKREQAPEGKVFERVLTVDELRQELWPAMGVDEGDLRALAQARAKAIREYVLTEGKLTEDRVFLVDVEVGGDGGASTRSHLNLTGS; this is translated from the coding sequence ATGGCCTTGTTCGCTCGGTATCGTACGATCCTGTTCGTCCTGGGCTCGGCCGTTCTCCTCTACGCGCTGGTCGGATTCCTCCTTGCCCCCTACGCGATCAAAACCTACGGGATCCCCGCCCTCTCCGAGCGCCTGCGCCATCCGGTCCTGCTCAGCGATATCCGGATCAATCCCTTTGCCTGCTCGCTGACGCTGTCGGAGTTTGAGATTCAAGAGCCGGATGGGACCCCCATGCTGGGGTTCCAAGAGTTGTACGTAAATTTCGAAGTGACCTCGCTCGTTCGTTCTGCCTACCTCTTCGACGAAATCCTGCTCACCCTTCCGTTCGGGTTGGCGCATGTCCAGACGGACGGACAACTCAACCTCCTTGGTCTGGTTCCACCGCCGGAGCAGCCGACTCCCGCGGCGGCGCAGCCGGTTCGGGATGTGGAGCAGAAGCCGATTCCGCCCGTGGAAATCCGACTCCTGAGCATCAGGCAGGGCGTGTTGGAATTCCGTGATGATTCCAAGTCGAAGCCGGCGACCATCGACGTGGTCCCGATCGAAGTCACGGTTCGCAACTTCGCGACGAAGCGCGGCAATGAAAATGCCTATGCCTTTTCCGCCGAATTCGGCGCGGGCGAAACGTTGGCTTGGGAAGGGACCGTTTACCTCGATCCGTTGGAGTCGACCGGGCAGCTGTCGCTCGGCAATCTCGATCTCACCACCTTTTGGCCGAGTGTCCGCGACCGCTTTCGATTCACGGTTCAGCACGGAGTGCTTTCGGTCGACGCACGGTACCATCTGGATCTGTCCGCCGCCCCGGTGAATCTGCAATTGCATGGAGGCAAGGTGACGCTGGCGGATTTTCGGTTGGCGCCGGTCGGTGAGGCGGCTCCGGTCGTGACCGTGCCCTCGTTTACCCTGGACGGCATCGAGGTGGATCTTCCTAAACGCCAGGTCGCGCTGGAGGCCGTCCGCCTGGAGGGCGCCGACATCCGTGCCTGGTTGGGTCAGGATGGGGTGGTGAATTTCAAACCGTTGTTCACTCCGATTGCCGAGGAGCCGCCCCGCGAGCCTAAGCCTGTGGAACAGGCTGCGCCCTGGACCGTGGACGTGGGGCAGGTCGAGGTGGCCAAGATGGCGATCGGATTTGAAGACCGGAGCCTGCCGACCACGGCGGAATTGCAGATCGACGACCTGCAGCTGTCGATCCGCGATGTGCACGTGCCCTTCCGAGGCACGATGCCGGTCGAGGCGAAATTGCGGCTCAACGATAAGGGGACCATCGAGAGCAGCGGGACCGTGGGGATGGATCCCCTGCGTGCGGACCTCACCGTGACCATGGCCCATCTCGGCATTCCGCCGTTTCAGCCCTACCTGGTTCGCGTCGCGAACATTGAGGTGAGGGATGGGGAGGTGGAGTCCAAGGGAGAGGTGCGGTACCGCAGCAGGCACGAGGCGGAACCCCTTCTGCGCTATGTCGGCAAACTAGGGGTGAACAATCTGCACGTGGCCGATCCACTGTCACAGACGGAGTTGCTCGGATGGACGGCGCTGGCGGTGAACAACGTGACGCTGGAGGTCGAGCCGACCAAGGTGAAGATCGGTGAAATCGCCTGGCGTGATCCGTCGCTGCAATTCGTGATGACCAAAGACGGCAGCTCGAACCTATCGCACGTTATGAAGACAGATAAACCCGACGCGGCAACGGCCGAGCCGGCGGCGAAGCCTACGCCGACCGCGAAGCAAAGCGCCGCGCCCACGCCGATCGAGGTCGATGTCGTGACCCTGTCCAAGTTGTCCGCCACCTTCGTGGATGAATCGATCGAGCCCGCTGTCATGACCGGGATTCAAGATTTCAGCGGCACGATCAAGGGCCTGTCGTCGAAACAGCTCGCTAGGGCGGAGGTGGCGCTGGCAGGGAAGGTGGACAACATTGCCCCGCTCAAGGTCCAAGGCCGTATCAATCCTTTGAGCGGAGATGCCTTCACGGACCTCACCTTTCTCTTTCAGGCGGTGGACTTGACCACGGTCTCTCCCTATGCCGGCAAGTATGTCGGCTATCCCATCACGAAGGGAAAGCTGTCGCTGGACCTGAAGTATCATGTGTCGAAACAACAACTGGTCGGGGAGAACAAGGTCCTGATCGATCAATTCACGTTCGGCGACCCGGTGGAGAGCCCGGACGCGACGAATTTGCCCGTGCGGTTGGCGGTGGCCCTATTGAAGGATCGTCGTGGACGGATCGACATCGACCTGCCGGTGCGCGGAGATTTGAGCGAGCCGGATTTTCGCTATGGGCGGGTGGTGCTCAATGCCTTGACGAATCTGATCACGAAGGTGGCGACCTCGCCGTTTACCGCCTTGGGAGGATTGGTCGGGGGTGGTGGTGAAGACCTGCAATTCATTCAGTTTGCCGCCGGCGCGGAGGACCTGGCTGCGTCGGAGCGGCAGAAACTCGATGCCGTTGCGAAGGCGCTCGCGGAGCGACCGGCGCTTCGGGTGGAGGTCGTGGGAGCCGTCGACTCCTCTCAGGATCGGGAAGCCTTGGCGCTCAAAACAATTCAGACGGAAGTGCAGCGGCGCTTCACCCAGGGCGGCACCAAGAACGTGCAGTCCACGCCGTCGCCCGAGCGAGAGTTCGAACTGTTGAGCGATCTCTATGCCGAACGGCTGGGAAAGCCGCCGACGAAACGTGAGCAGGCGCCGGAGGGTAAGGTGTTCGAGCGGGTCCTCACCGTCGACGAGCTCCGGCAGGAGTTATGGCCCGCCATGGGGGTCGACGAGGGCGACCTGCGTGCGTTGGCTCAGGCTCGCGCGAAGGCGATTCGCGAGTATGTGCTGACCGAGGGAAAATTGACGGAGGACCGGGTCTTTCTCGTGGATGTGGAGGTGGGCGGCGACGGCGGCGCTTCCACACGCAGCCATCTGAATCTCACCGGCAGCTGA